The following DNA comes from Marichromatium purpuratum 984.
CACACCGGACGCTGGTCACGCGCGGCATAGAAGGCGGCGAGCAGCCTGGGGGAATACATCCGGCGCCCCTCGGGCAGGGACGAGGCCCCGCTCAGCGCAGCATCGAGCGCCGACCAGGATCCGGCAACCAGCGGCGGAGCGTGGAGGAGACAGAGCAGCAGCCCGAATGGGAGGATGCACCAGCGTACCATCGGAGACCTATGGAAACGGATCGAACATTCTGGCGCGGGCGTCCATTCCTGGTCATCGCCACCCAATCCTTCACCGCTCAGGGGCTCTCGCCGACGAGCTGCACTCGTCCCTGCTCGTCGACCGACTCGAGCCTGACCTTGAAGCCCCACAGCCGATGGACGTGACGCAGTACCTCGTCGACCGATTCGTCGAGCGGCCGGCGGTTGTGCCGGAAGTGGCGCAGGGTCAGCGAGCGATCGCCATAACGGTCGACGTGATAGACCTGCACATTGGGCTCGCGACTGCCGAGGTTGTACTGCTCGGCGAGGGTCTGGCGCAGCGCCCGATAGCCCTGCTCCTCGTGGATCGCGGTGACCTCGAGCTGCTCCTCGCGGTCGTCGTCACGCACCGCGAAGAGATGGAACTCGCGCATCAATCGCGGTGACAGGTACTGGGCGATGAAGCTCTCGTCTTTGAAGTTACGCATGGCGAAGTCGAGCACCTGCAGCCAGTCGCCACCGGCGATGTCGGGGAACCACTCGCGGTCCTCGTCGGTCGGCGCCTCGCAGATGCGGCGGATGTCGCGCATCATCGCGAAACCCAGGGCATAGGGGTTAATGCCGTTGAAGTAGGGCTTGTCGAACTCCGGCTGATAGATCACCCCGGTGTGCGACTGCAGGAACTCCATCATGAAGCCGTCGCCCACCAGCCCCTCGTCGTAGAGGTGGTTCATCAGGGTATAGTGCCAGAAGGTCGCCCAGCCCTCGTTCATCACCTGGGTCTGGCGCTGCGGGTAGAAGTACTGGGCGATCCGGCGCACGATGCGCACGATCTCGCGCTGCCAGGGCTCGAGCAGCGGGGCGTTCTTCTCGATGAAATAGAGCAGATTCTCCTGCGGCTCCTCGGGCCAGCGCGGATCACGCTGCTCGTCGCCGACCTCGGGGCCCGGCGGCAGGGTGCGCCAGAGGTCGTTGACCTGCGACTGCAGATAGGCCGCGCGTTCCTCCTGGCGCCGCTGCTCCTCGGCCAGGCTCAGCGGTGACGGACGCTTGTAGCGGTCGACGCCCTGGTTCATCAGCGCGTGACAGGAGTCGAGCAGCAGCTCGACGGCCTCCTCACCGTGGCGCTCCTCGCACTCGGCGATGAAGCGCCGGGCGAACACCAGATAATCGATGATGGCATCGGCGCTGGTCCAGGTACGGAACAGATAGTTGCCCTTGAAGAAGCTGTTGTGTCCGTAGCTGGCGTGGGCGATCACCAGCGCCTGCATCGGCAGGGTGTTCTCCTCCATCAGATAGGCGATGCAGGGATCGGAGTTGATCACGATCTCGTAGGCCAGCCCCATCTGACCGCGCCTGTAGGTCTGCTCGGTGGCGACGAACTGCTTGCCGAACGACCAGTGCTGATAGTTGATCGGCAGCCCCACCGAGGAGTAGGCGTCGATCATCTGCTCCGAGGTGATGACCTCGATCTGGTTGGCATAGGTGTCGAGCCCGTAGACGTCGTGGGCGATGCGCCCGATCTCGCGGTCGAAGCGTTCGAGCAGCGGGAAGGTCCATTCCAGCGACTCGGAGATGATGCGTGAACTCATGCCGGCTCCCTCCTGAACAGCTCGCGGAACACCGGGAAGATGTCGTCGGCGCCGTCGATCTCCTGCATCGCGAAGTGCGGGTGCAGCGCCATCACCTCCTGATAGGCGTACCACAGGCTCTGGTGCTGGCGCGGGGTGATCTCGACATAGGCGAAATAACGCATCAGCGGCATCAGCTTGTCGACGAGGATGTCGCGACAGATGTTGGAGTCGGAGTCCCAGTTGTCACCGTCGGAAGCCTGGGCGGCATAGATGTTCCAGACGCTCGGGTCGTAGCGCTCGCGAAGGATCTCGTGGGCGAGGTTGAGCGCACTCGAGACCACGGTGCCGCCGGTCTCGCGCGAGTAGAAGAAGTCCTGCTCGTCGACCTCTTGGGCGATGGTGTGATGACGAATAAACACCAGATCGATCTGATCGTAGTTCCGCTGCAGGAACAGATAGAGCAGGATGAAGAAGCGCTTGGCGAGGTTCTTGCGCACCTGGTCCATGGAGCCGGAGACGTCCATGATGCACAGCATCACCGCCTTGCTGGTGGGCTCGGGCTGCTTGGTGAAGCTCTGATAGCGCAGGTCGAAGCTGTCGATGAAGGGCAGCGCGGCGACCCGCGTCTTGAGCGCGTCGATCTCCTCGCGCAACGCCACCACCCGCGCGTCGCGCTCGCCGGCACCGCCGGCGAGCAATGTCGCCAGCTCCTCCTCAAGTTCGCGGATGCGCGCCCGCGACGGCGCACCGAGCGCGGTGCGTCGTGCGATCGCCCCCTTGAGCGAGCGCACCACGTCGATGTTGGAAGGCGAGCCGTCGGTGGCATAGCCGGCGCGTACGCTCTTAAACTCGGTGGAGCCCATGAGCTGGTTGCGCACCAGGTTGGGCAGCGCGAGGTCCTCGAACAGCAGATCCATGAACTCCTCGCGCGAGAGTTCGAAGACGAAATCGTCCTCGCCGTGACCATCCTTGCTCGCCTTGCCCTGACCACCGCCCTGCCCACCACCGGCCGGGGGCCGACGGATACGGTCCCCGGTCTCGAACTCGCGATTGCCGGGATAGACCTGATCGCGGGTGCCGCCACTGCCATGATGGAGCAGCGGCTCGGAGATGTCGCGTGCGGGGATGCCGACGCGCTCGCCCGAGTCGA
Coding sequences within:
- a CDS encoding YeaH/YhbH family protein — translated: MSHFIDRRLNGRNKSAVNRQRFIRRYKSQLKRSVAEAVNKRSITDVDSGERVGIPARDISEPLLHHGSGGTRDQVYPGNREFETGDRIRRPPAGGGQGGGQGKASKDGHGEDDFVFELSREEFMDLLFEDLALPNLVRNQLMGSTEFKSVRAGYATDGSPSNIDVVRSLKGAIARRTALGAPSRARIRELEEELATLLAGGAGERDARVVALREEIDALKTRVAALPFIDSFDLRYQSFTKQPEPTSKAVMLCIMDVSGSMDQVRKNLAKRFFILLYLFLQRNYDQIDLVFIRHHTIAQEVDEQDFFYSRETGGTVVSSALNLAHEILRERYDPSVWNIYAAQASDGDNWDSDSNICRDILVDKLMPLMRYFAYVEITPRQHQSLWYAYQEVMALHPHFAMQEIDGADDIFPVFRELFRREPA
- a CDS encoding SpoVR family protein; translation: MSSRIISESLEWTFPLLERFDREIGRIAHDVYGLDTYANQIEVITSEQMIDAYSSVGLPINYQHWSFGKQFVATEQTYRRGQMGLAYEIVINSDPCIAYLMEENTLPMQALVIAHASYGHNSFFKGNYLFRTWTSADAIIDYLVFARRFIAECEERHGEEAVELLLDSCHALMNQGVDRYKRPSPLSLAEEQRRQEERAAYLQSQVNDLWRTLPPGPEVGDEQRDPRWPEEPQENLLYFIEKNAPLLEPWQREIVRIVRRIAQYFYPQRQTQVMNEGWATFWHYTLMNHLYDEGLVGDGFMMEFLQSHTGVIYQPEFDKPYFNGINPYALGFAMMRDIRRICEAPTDEDREWFPDIAGGDWLQVLDFAMRNFKDESFIAQYLSPRLMREFHLFAVRDDDREEQLEVTAIHEEQGYRALRQTLAEQYNLGSREPNVQVYHVDRYGDRSLTLRHFRHNRRPLDESVDEVLRHVHRLWGFKVRLESVDEQGRVQLVGESP